In a single window of the Streptacidiphilus sp. P02-A3a genome:
- the topA gene encoding type I DNA topoisomerase, producing the protein MSPTSETGREGRRLVIVESPAKAKTIKGYLGPGYVVEASVGHIRDLPGTAAEVPDGYTGEVRRLGIDVEHDFEPIYVVNADKKAQVAKLKSLLKDSDELFLATDEDREGEAIAWHLQEVLRPKVPVHRMVFHEITKDAIQAAVNSPRELNKRLVDAQETRRILDRLYGYEVSPVLWKKVMPKLSAGRVQSVAIRLVVERERERIAFRSASYWDLTAVFASATAIDGDPGTFGARLSAVDGRRVASGRDFDSLGQLKAASGQALHLDEEAARALAAGLADTDFRVRSVESKPYRRSPYAPFRTTTMQQEAGRKLGFAAKRAMDVAQKLYENGFITYMRTDSTTLSETAVKAARAQVEQLYGREYLPDTPRVYSAKVKNAQEAHEAIRPSGDRFRTPAETGLRGDEFRLYELIWMRTVASQMKDAVGQSVTVKVAGTSTDGRDAEFSATGKIITFHGFLKAYVEGRDDPDAELDDRERRLPPVAEGDALGAEEITPDGHATKPPARFTEASLIKELEDREIGRPSTYAAIIDTIVARRYVFKKGTALVPSFVALAVVRLLEEHFGRLVDYDFTARMENDLDGIARGESASVPWLRRFYYGRSGPEDVAAPAVASAADAGNGDGDHLGGLKELVTDLGAIDAREISSFPLGDSGIVLRVGRYGPYVEKGEQRADVPEELAPDELTVELAEELLAKPSGVRELGTDPESGNEIVAKDGRYGPYFTEVLPEGTPKTGKNAVKPRTQSLLSTMSLDTVTLDDALKVFGLPRVVGTDAEGVEITAQNGRYGPYLKKGTDSRSLENEEQMFTVTLEEALAIYATPKQRGRAAAKPPLRELGVDPVSERPVVVKDGRFGAYVTDGETNATLRRDDVVEEITPERGYELLAEKRAKGPVKKVAKKAPAKKAAAKKAPAKKATATKTTATKTTAKKTTAKTAAAKTATAKKAPAKKSAAEVPDADRATASAD; encoded by the coding sequence AGACCGGACGCGAAGGAAGGCGACTCGTGATCGTCGAGTCGCCGGCCAAGGCGAAGACGATCAAGGGCTACCTCGGCCCCGGATACGTGGTCGAGGCGAGCGTCGGGCATATCCGCGACCTGCCCGGCACCGCCGCCGAGGTTCCCGACGGCTACACCGGCGAGGTGCGCCGCCTGGGCATCGACGTCGAGCACGACTTCGAGCCGATCTATGTCGTCAACGCCGACAAGAAGGCCCAGGTCGCGAAACTCAAGTCGCTGCTGAAGGACTCCGACGAACTCTTCCTCGCAACGGACGAGGACCGCGAGGGCGAGGCCATCGCCTGGCACCTGCAGGAGGTGCTGCGACCCAAGGTCCCGGTGCACCGCATGGTGTTCCACGAGATCACCAAGGACGCCATCCAGGCCGCCGTCAACAGCCCGCGCGAGCTGAACAAGCGCCTGGTCGACGCCCAGGAGACCCGCCGCATCCTGGACCGGCTGTACGGCTACGAGGTCTCGCCGGTGCTCTGGAAGAAGGTCATGCCGAAGCTCTCGGCGGGCCGGGTCCAGTCCGTGGCGATCCGGCTGGTGGTCGAGCGCGAGCGGGAGCGGATCGCCTTCCGCTCGGCGTCCTACTGGGACCTGACCGCGGTCTTCGCCTCGGCCACCGCCATCGACGGCGACCCGGGCACCTTCGGCGCCCGGCTGTCCGCGGTGGACGGCCGCCGGGTGGCCTCCGGACGCGACTTCGACTCGCTCGGACAGCTCAAGGCGGCCTCCGGGCAGGCCCTGCACCTGGACGAGGAGGCCGCCCGGGCCCTGGCCGCCGGGCTCGCCGACACCGACTTCCGGGTCCGCAGCGTCGAGTCGAAGCCGTACCGGCGCTCGCCGTACGCGCCGTTCCGGACCACGACCATGCAGCAGGAGGCCGGGCGCAAGCTGGGCTTCGCCGCCAAGCGGGCCATGGACGTCGCCCAGAAGCTGTACGAGAACGGCTTCATCACCTACATGCGTACCGACTCGACCACGCTGTCGGAGACCGCCGTCAAGGCGGCCCGCGCCCAGGTCGAGCAGCTGTACGGGCGGGAGTACCTGCCGGACACCCCCCGGGTCTACAGCGCCAAGGTCAAGAACGCCCAGGAGGCGCACGAGGCGATCCGCCCCTCCGGCGACCGCTTCCGCACCCCCGCCGAGACCGGCCTGCGCGGCGACGAGTTCCGGCTCTACGAGCTGATCTGGATGCGCACCGTCGCCTCCCAGATGAAGGACGCCGTCGGCCAGTCGGTCACCGTCAAGGTCGCCGGTACCTCCACCGACGGCCGCGACGCCGAGTTCTCCGCCACCGGCAAGATCATCACCTTCCACGGCTTCCTCAAGGCCTACGTCGAGGGCCGCGACGACCCCGACGCCGAACTGGACGACCGCGAGCGCCGGCTGCCGCCGGTCGCCGAGGGGGACGCCCTGGGCGCGGAGGAGATCACCCCCGACGGCCACGCGACCAAGCCCCCGGCCCGCTTCACCGAGGCGTCGCTGATCAAGGAGCTGGAGGACCGCGAGATCGGCCGTCCCTCCACCTACGCCGCGATCATCGACACCATCGTCGCCCGCCGGTACGTCTTCAAGAAGGGCACGGCACTCGTCCCCTCCTTCGTGGCGCTGGCCGTGGTCCGGCTGCTGGAGGAGCACTTCGGCCGCCTGGTCGACTACGACTTCACCGCCCGGATGGAGAACGACCTCGACGGCATCGCCCGGGGCGAGAGCGCCTCGGTGCCCTGGCTGCGCCGCTTCTACTACGGCCGTTCCGGGCCGGAGGACGTCGCCGCCCCGGCCGTCGCCTCCGCCGCCGACGCGGGCAACGGCGACGGCGACCACCTCGGCGGCCTCAAGGAACTGGTCACCGACCTGGGCGCGATCGACGCCCGCGAGATCAGCTCCTTCCCGCTCGGCGACAGCGGCATCGTGCTGCGGGTCGGCCGCTACGGCCCCTACGTGGAGAAGGGCGAGCAGCGCGCCGACGTCCCCGAGGAGCTGGCGCCCGACGAGCTCACCGTGGAACTCGCCGAGGAGCTGCTGGCCAAGCCCAGCGGCGTGCGCGAGCTGGGCACCGACCCGGAGAGCGGCAACGAGATCGTCGCCAAGGACGGCCGCTACGGCCCCTACTTCACCGAGGTGCTGCCCGAGGGCACGCCGAAGACCGGCAAGAACGCGGTCAAGCCGCGCACCCAGTCGCTGCTGTCGACCATGTCCCTGGACACGGTCACCCTGGACGACGCGCTCAAGGTCTTCGGCCTGCCGCGGGTCGTCGGCACCGACGCCGAGGGCGTGGAGATCACCGCGCAGAACGGCCGCTACGGCCCGTACCTCAAGAAGGGCACCGACTCGCGCTCCCTGGAGAACGAGGAGCAGATGTTCACGGTGACCCTGGAGGAGGCGCTGGCGATCTACGCGACGCCCAAGCAGCGCGGGCGCGCCGCCGCCAAGCCGCCGCTGCGCGAGCTGGGCGTGGACCCGGTCAGCGAGCGTCCGGTGGTGGTCAAGGACGGCCGCTTCGGGGCCTATGTGACCGATGGTGAGACCAATGCCACACTGCGCCGGGACGACGTGGTCGAGGAGATCACCCCGGAGCGCGGCTACGAGCTGCTGGCCGAGAAGCGGGCCAAGGGTCCGGTGAAGAAGGTCGCCAAGAAGGCCCCGGCGAAGAAGGCGGCGGCGAAGAAGGCCCCCGCCAAGAAGGCCACCGCCACCAAGACCACCGCCACCAAGACGACCGCCAAGAAGACGACGGCCAAGACCGCTGCCGCCAAGACCGCCACTGCCAAGAAGGCTCCGGCCAAGAAGTCGGCGGCGGAGGTTCCCGACGCCGACCGGGCGACCGCCTCCGCCGACTAG
- the tmk gene encoding dTMP kinase has translation MTSAERPGPDHPRPTARAEAERARALLRVRPYQRLWRAQLLGGVGDRLGLLVLLILTWVAVATADALGGGARGLLLSVAAVFAARLLGTLLFGAALLEPVAGLAHRLDRRWTLVGADALRAVLLAVAPFWIVWTPSTAWIWLLVSVFLAAAAERVAAVVRESVDVQLLPGAEPGRPVVDQRPLLRGIDRWTGYLTAPLAAAALALLMLVENGLSTGVDWLNAHLGAVPAFGAAGFLVASAVLLYQQALPAAPAVAVIPRSPLTGLRAPADTTLGLGPRGRTGTAVVFSFAVTGAVAALAGFAAVALPHAYDLGAGPVGFGLLVFAATAAPLLGMRIAPSVLPLLGRRRLLPLALGTAAVALILSGLVVDYVLALVLAVTAGIAAGVAVRTGRVLLDQETEEARRPRVTEHLHAMLRFATGVALVVVPLLGAAIGAQDYQDGSVVFDHGGAGLAIAVVGALLLVLAVVVFFRADDRRSVAPFSRDVWDAVRGGGRPLPHPAGTGFFIALEGGDGAGKSTQAQALAEWIRSKGHEVVVTREPGGSAVGQRLRAMLLDVGNTGISHRAEALLYAADRAEHVESVIRPALERGAVVITDRYIDSSVAYQGAGRDLAGAEVARISRWATEGLVPDLTVLLDVAPEAARERFTEALDRLESEPVEFHARVRAGFLALAAADPLRYLVVDAGQPVAEVTNAIRHRLDRELPLSEQEKAAQAEQERLAREAEAARLAAEAKAKAEAEQAEREKQALLERLRLEAEEQAKARQAEEDRRAAEAARLAAEEARLAAEAEIDRRAAEEKQRREAEAEARRLRAAEEARLAELERQREVRRAEERRRAEEALQRAEAARIAAEAAAAAAAEAAAARAAETASADGPADAAGPSGASDDVTEVLEAVREEAPTVETPLLPLDAPTEVIPAVEPPASPVRPPLPPRPSTPPDTSGSASAAAPGTGPGSTASAPSTPSTPSAPSAPSASSAAAPGPVAQAAPSARPVSPNERTAVLPPLPKSWRVAKPRNQESVQDRVPEWLFRPQDEPVEPEPPVVERTKELPAITPEFTAPAAEADPEATSILPRARYDWAEETPLDNLPSLTDELLGSRDEWAQWHDNGEEGPEPERGRGRSRR, from the coding sequence ATGACGAGTGCGGAGCGACCCGGACCCGACCACCCCCGACCCACCGCCCGGGCCGAAGCCGAGCGCGCGCGGGCGCTGCTGCGCGTCCGCCCGTACCAGCGGCTCTGGCGCGCGCAGTTGCTGGGCGGCGTCGGGGACCGGCTCGGGCTGCTGGTGCTGCTCATCCTGACCTGGGTGGCGGTCGCCACCGCCGACGCCCTCGGCGGCGGCGCACGCGGACTGCTGCTGTCGGTCGCCGCGGTGTTCGCGGCCCGACTGCTCGGCACGCTGCTCTTCGGCGCGGCGCTGCTGGAGCCGGTCGCCGGTCTCGCCCACCGGCTGGACCGCCGCTGGACTCTGGTCGGCGCGGACGCCCTGCGGGCCGTGCTGCTCGCGGTCGCCCCCTTCTGGATCGTCTGGACGCCGTCCACCGCCTGGATCTGGCTCCTGGTCAGCGTTTTCCTGGCCGCCGCCGCCGAACGCGTGGCCGCCGTCGTCCGCGAGTCCGTGGACGTCCAACTGCTCCCGGGCGCCGAGCCCGGGCGTCCCGTGGTCGACCAGCGCCCGCTGCTGCGCGGCATCGACCGCTGGACCGGCTACCTCACCGCGCCGCTGGCCGCCGCCGCGCTGGCGCTGCTGATGCTGGTGGAGAACGGCCTGAGTACCGGCGTCGACTGGCTGAACGCCCACCTGGGCGCGGTTCCGGCGTTCGGCGCGGCCGGATTCCTGGTCGCCTCCGCCGTACTGCTGTACCAGCAGGCGCTCCCGGCCGCCCCGGCGGTCGCGGTCATCCCGCGCTCCCCGCTGACCGGGCTGCGCGCCCCCGCCGACACCACCCTCGGCCTCGGCCCGCGCGGCCGGACCGGCACCGCCGTGGTCTTCAGCTTCGCCGTCACCGGCGCCGTCGCGGCGCTGGCCGGCTTCGCCGCCGTGGCCCTGCCGCACGCCTACGACCTGGGCGCGGGCCCGGTCGGCTTCGGTCTGCTGGTGTTCGCCGCCACCGCCGCGCCGCTGCTGGGCATGCGGATCGCGCCGTCGGTACTGCCGCTGCTGGGCCGCCGTCGACTGCTGCCGCTGGCGCTGGGCACCGCCGCCGTCGCGCTGATCCTCAGCGGCCTGGTCGTCGACTACGTGCTGGCGCTGGTCCTCGCCGTGACCGCGGGCATCGCCGCGGGCGTCGCCGTGCGCACCGGCCGGGTGCTGCTGGACCAGGAGACCGAGGAAGCCCGCCGGCCCCGGGTCACCGAGCACCTGCACGCGATGCTCCGCTTCGCGACCGGCGTGGCGCTGGTGGTGGTGCCGCTGCTGGGCGCGGCCATCGGCGCCCAGGACTACCAGGACGGCTCGGTGGTCTTCGACCACGGCGGCGCGGGCCTGGCCATCGCCGTGGTCGGGGCGCTGCTGCTGGTCCTGGCCGTGGTCGTGTTCTTCCGCGCCGACGACCGGCGCTCGGTCGCCCCGTTCAGCCGCGACGTCTGGGACGCCGTGCGCGGCGGCGGCCGTCCGCTGCCGCACCCGGCGGGCACCGGCTTCTTCATCGCGCTGGAGGGCGGCGACGGCGCGGGCAAGTCCACCCAGGCGCAGGCCCTCGCGGAGTGGATCCGCAGCAAGGGCCACGAGGTCGTGGTCACCCGCGAGCCCGGCGGCAGTGCCGTCGGCCAGCGGCTGCGCGCGATGCTGCTGGACGTCGGCAACACCGGAATCTCGCACCGCGCCGAGGCGCTGCTCTACGCGGCGGACCGGGCCGAGCACGTCGAGTCGGTGATCCGCCCGGCGCTGGAGCGCGGCGCGGTGGTGATCACCGACCGCTACATCGACTCCTCGGTCGCCTACCAGGGCGCGGGCCGCGACCTGGCCGGCGCCGAGGTCGCCCGGATCTCCCGCTGGGCCACCGAGGGCCTGGTCCCCGATCTGACCGTGCTGCTGGACGTCGCCCCCGAGGCCGCCCGCGAGCGGTTCACCGAGGCGCTGGACCGGCTGGAGTCCGAGCCGGTGGAGTTCCACGCCCGGGTGCGCGCCGGATTCCTCGCGCTGGCCGCGGCCGACCCGCTGCGCTACCTGGTCGTCGACGCCGGGCAGCCGGTCGCCGAGGTCACCAACGCGATCCGGCACCGGCTGGACCGCGAACTGCCGCTGTCGGAGCAGGAGAAGGCCGCCCAGGCGGAGCAGGAACGTCTCGCTCGCGAGGCCGAGGCGGCGCGGCTGGCGGCGGAGGCCAAGGCCAAGGCCGAGGCGGAGCAGGCCGAGCGGGAGAAGCAGGCGCTGCTGGAGCGGCTGCGGCTGGAGGCCGAGGAGCAGGCCAAGGCCCGGCAGGCGGAGGAGGACCGCCGCGCGGCGGAGGCCGCCCGGCTGGCCGCCGAGGAGGCCCGGCTCGCCGCCGAGGCCGAAATCGACCGCCGGGCCGCGGAGGAGAAGCAGCGCCGCGAGGCGGAGGCCGAGGCCCGCCGCCTGCGGGCGGCGGAGGAGGCCCGGCTGGCCGAGCTGGAGCGGCAGCGCGAGGTCCGGCGCGCCGAGGAGCGGCGCCGGGCCGAGGAGGCACTGCAGCGGGCCGAGGCCGCCCGGATCGCGGCCGAGGCGGCGGCCGCCGCAGCAGCCGAGGCCGCTGCCGCACGGGCCGCCGAGACCGCTTCGGCTGACGGCCCCGCCGATGCTGCCGGTCCTTCGGGTGCCTCGGATGATGTGACCGAGGTGCTGGAGGCGGTCCGGGAGGAGGCGCCGACGGTGGAGACGCCGCTGCTGCCGCTGGACGCCCCGACCGAGGTGATCCCGGCGGTGGAGCCGCCCGCGAGCCCGGTGCGACCGCCGCTGCCGCCCAGGCCGAGCACCCCGCCGGACACCTCCGGCTCCGCGTCCGCCGCTGCTCCCGGGACTGGTCCGGGCTCCACCGCCTCCGCCCCGTCCACTCCCTCCACCCCGTCCGCTCCCTCTGCTCCGTCCGCCTCGTCCGCCGCCGCTCCGGGGCCGGTGGCCCAGGCGGCTCCGTCCGCCCGGCCGGTCTCGCCGAACGAGCGGACGGCCGTGCTGCCGCCGCTGCCGAAGTCCTGGCGCGTGGCCAAGCCCCGCAACCAGGAGAGCGTGCAGGACCGGGTGCCCGAGTGGCTGTTCCGGCCGCAGGACGAGCCGGTCGAGCCCGAGCCGCCGGTGGTCGAGCGCACCAAGGAGCTGCCCGCGATCACCCCGGAGTTCACCGCTCCGGCGGCCGAGGCCGACCCCGAGGCCACCAGCATCCTGCCCAGGGCCCGCTACGACTGGGCCGAGGAGACCCCGCTGGACAACCTGCCCAGCCTGACCGACGAGCTGCTCGGCTCCCGGGACGAGTGGGCCCAGTGGCACGACAACGGCGAGGAGGGCCCGGAGCCCGAGCGTGGCCGGGGCCGCTCCCGCCGCTGA
- a CDS encoding DNA polymerase III subunit delta', producing MSVWDDLVGQDAVVEALVGAARSARAVVSGEGDSSGMTHAWLFTGPPGSGRSTAARAFAAALQCTSPDLELGGVPGCGFCEGCHTALLGSHADVEMVRTDVLSIGVKETRELVRSASMSPASGRWQVIVLEDSDRLTEGAANVLLKAIEEPAPRTVWLLCAPSVEDALPTIRSRCRLLVLRQPSVGAVAEVLVRRDGIEPALATFAARAAQGHIDQARRLATDAAARERRAEVLGLPLRVADLGACLAGAQSLVDAAAADAKQVAEEVDTKETEDLRAALGAAAGIGGRMPRGTAGAMKELEDRQKRRATRTQRDSLDRALIDLCSFYRDVLALQFGATGELTCEDLRPAVERVASGSTAEATLRRMEAVLGCRTALERNVAPLLAVEAMTVALRAG from the coding sequence GTGAGCGTGTGGGACGACCTGGTCGGCCAGGACGCGGTGGTGGAGGCGCTGGTCGGCGCCGCGCGGTCGGCGCGCGCGGTGGTGTCCGGGGAGGGCGACTCCTCCGGGATGACCCACGCCTGGCTGTTCACCGGCCCGCCCGGCTCGGGCCGGTCCACCGCCGCCAGGGCCTTCGCCGCCGCGCTCCAGTGCACCTCGCCGGACCTGGAGCTCGGCGGCGTGCCCGGCTGCGGCTTCTGCGAGGGCTGCCACACCGCGCTGCTCGGCAGCCACGCGGACGTCGAGATGGTGCGTACCGACGTGCTCAGCATCGGCGTCAAGGAGACCCGGGAGCTGGTCCGCAGCGCGTCCATGTCCCCGGCGAGCGGGCGTTGGCAGGTCATCGTCCTGGAGGACTCCGACCGGCTGACCGAGGGCGCGGCGAACGTCCTGCTCAAGGCCATCGAGGAGCCCGCGCCGCGCACGGTGTGGCTGCTCTGCGCGCCCTCGGTGGAGGACGCGCTGCCGACGATCCGCTCCCGCTGCCGACTGCTGGTGCTGCGCCAGCCGTCGGTCGGCGCGGTCGCCGAGGTACTGGTCCGGCGCGACGGCATCGAACCCGCGCTGGCGACGTTCGCTGCCCGCGCCGCCCAGGGCCACATCGACCAGGCGCGGCGGCTGGCGACGGACGCCGCCGCGCGCGAGCGCCGGGCCGAGGTGTTGGGGCTGCCGCTGCGCGTCGCCGATCTGGGCGCCTGCCTGGCCGGTGCGCAGAGCCTGGTGGACGCGGCGGCCGCGGACGCCAAGCAGGTCGCGGAGGAGGTCGACACCAAGGAGACCGAGGACCTGCGGGCGGCCCTGGGCGCGGCGGCGGGCATCGGCGGGCGGATGCCGCGCGGCACCGCCGGGGCGATGAAGGAGCTGGAGGACCGGCAGAAGCGCCGGGCCACCCGCACCCAGCGCGACAGCCTGGACCGGGCGTTGATCGACCTCTGCTCCTTCTACCGCGATGTCCTGGCCCTGCAGTTCGGCGCGACCGGCGAGCTGACCTGCGAGGACCTGCGTCCGGCGGTGGAGCGGGTGGCGTCCGGGTCCACCGCCGAGGCCACGCTGCGGCGGATGGAGGCGGTCCTGGGCTGCCGCACCGCACTGGAGCGCAACGTCGCGCCACTGCTGGCGGTCGAGGCGATGACGGTGGCGCTGCGCGCCGGATGA
- a CDS encoding alpha/beta hydrolase, which produces MSRLRRIATSVLVVAGLTLSGCSSASTPSASSGSATGSTRGGSGPGSAGTPPSGDAAAAPVLQPLPAAVPADLQSYYQQRLVWSSCDNGFQCATMKVPLDYSDPAAGDITLGLSRSQAAGHGYKRLGSLLINPGGPGGSAVQYAEYAAQTYPAPVRDAYDIVGLDPRGVGRSTPVSCLSNQQMDAFTAVDTTPTSTAQVDALVAADKSFAEGCEKLSGKLLAHVSTVDAARDMDVARALLGDAKLNYLGKSYGTFLGATYAGLFPSRVGHMVLDGAMNPSLTAFQLDSQQAGGFETAFNAFARDCVTHSGCPLGRADAEADNRLDTLFTSLNAKPLPTGQSRNLDEALGMTGVIAAMYDQEQWPQLRAALSQAEQGNGAGLLALSDQYYERDPSGQYSNLMYANAAVDCLDLPTAAADPKQVEQQLPTYEAASPQFGASLAWSGLTCAYWPVKATGTPHTIPAGGAAPILVVGTTRDPATPYAWAQALAAQLDSGTLLTYNGDGHTAYARGSSCIDSAVNTYLLTGRPPAKNTICQ; this is translated from the coding sequence ATGAGCAGGTTGCGGCGGATCGCGACTTCGGTACTGGTGGTCGCGGGTCTGACGCTGAGTGGTTGCAGCTCTGCGTCCACCCCGTCGGCCTCGTCCGGTTCGGCGACCGGGTCCACCAGGGGCGGCAGCGGGCCCGGCTCCGCCGGTACCCCGCCCTCGGGGGACGCCGCGGCGGCGCCGGTGCTGCAACCGCTGCCCGCGGCCGTCCCGGCGGACCTGCAGAGCTACTACCAGCAGCGGCTGGTGTGGAGCTCCTGCGACAACGGTTTCCAGTGCGCGACGATGAAGGTGCCGCTGGACTACTCGGACCCGGCGGCCGGGGACATCACCCTCGGCCTCTCCCGCAGCCAGGCCGCCGGACACGGCTACAAGCGCCTCGGCTCGCTGCTGATCAACCCCGGCGGCCCCGGCGGCTCGGCCGTCCAGTACGCCGAGTACGCCGCGCAGACCTACCCCGCGCCGGTCCGCGACGCGTACGACATCGTCGGCCTGGACCCGCGCGGCGTGGGCCGCAGCACCCCGGTCAGCTGCCTCAGCAACCAGCAGATGGACGCGTTCACGGCGGTGGACACCACGCCGACCAGCACCGCGCAGGTCGACGCGCTGGTGGCGGCGGACAAGTCCTTCGCCGAGGGCTGCGAGAAGCTGTCCGGCAAGCTGCTCGCCCACGTCAGCACCGTCGACGCCGCCCGCGACATGGACGTGGCACGGGCGCTGCTCGGCGACGCCAAGCTCAACTACCTGGGCAAGTCCTACGGCACCTTCCTCGGCGCCACCTACGCCGGGCTGTTCCCGAGCCGCGTCGGACACATGGTGCTGGACGGCGCGATGAACCCGTCGCTGACCGCGTTCCAGCTCGACAGCCAGCAGGCGGGCGGCTTCGAGACCGCCTTCAACGCCTTCGCCCGCGACTGCGTCACCCACAGCGGCTGCCCGCTCGGGCGCGCCGACGCCGAGGCCGACAACCGGCTCGACACGCTGTTCACCTCGCTGAACGCCAAACCGCTGCCGACCGGCCAGTCCCGGAACCTGGACGAGGCGCTGGGCATGACCGGGGTGATCGCGGCCATGTACGACCAGGAGCAGTGGCCACAGTTGCGAGCAGCGCTCTCGCAGGCCGAGCAGGGCAACGGCGCGGGCCTGCTGGCCCTCTCCGACCAGTACTACGAACGCGACCCCTCGGGCCAGTACAGCAACCTGATGTACGCCAACGCCGCCGTCGACTGCCTCGACCTGCCGACCGCCGCGGCCGACCCGAAGCAGGTCGAGCAGCAGCTGCCCACCTACGAGGCGGCCTCGCCGCAGTTCGGCGCGTCCCTGGCCTGGTCCGGTCTGACCTGCGCCTACTGGCCCGTCAAGGCCACCGGCACGCCGCACACCATCCCGGCCGGCGGCGCGGCCCCGATCCTGGTCGTGGGCACCACCCGCGACCCGGCCACGCCCTACGCCTGGGCCCAGGCCCTGGCCGCCCAGCTCGACTCCGGCACGCTGCTCACCTACAACGGCGACGGCCACACGGCGTACGCGCGAGGCAGCTCGTGCATCGACTCTGCGGTGAACACCTACCTGCTCACCGGTCGGCCCCCGGCCAAAAACACCATCTGCCAGTAA
- the leuE gene encoding leucine efflux protein LeuE, whose product MRWKGWHVGVINYGTYAVGALLIVLLPGPNSMYVLSIAARKGVRTGFRAAAGVLAGDTTLILLTSLGAASLLRTTPLVFDAVKLLGAGYLCFLGYGMLKSARSLWQSTRTPAPATPDPAPATPDPTPAPAPAAQPTDRERPFRRALVVSLLNPKAILFLLSFFVQFVSPTYHDSALPFAVLGTTLQSFSVIYLTTLILAGTYLSNAFRRRRRLSAALTTGIAGLFIAFAAKLATASVS is encoded by the coding sequence ATGCGATGGAAGGGGTGGCACGTGGGAGTCATCAACTACGGCACCTACGCCGTGGGCGCACTGCTGATCGTCCTGCTTCCGGGTCCCAACTCGATGTACGTGCTCTCGATCGCCGCCCGCAAGGGCGTCCGCACCGGGTTCCGGGCGGCGGCCGGGGTGTTGGCCGGGGACACCACGCTGATCCTGCTCACCTCCCTCGGCGCGGCCTCGCTGCTCCGGACCACCCCGCTGGTCTTCGACGCGGTCAAGCTCCTCGGCGCGGGCTACCTGTGCTTCCTCGGCTACGGCATGCTGAAGTCCGCCCGCTCCCTCTGGCAGTCCACCCGCACCCCCGCCCCCGCCACCCCGGACCCGGCCCCCGCCACCCCGGACCCCACCCCCGCCCCCGCCCCCGCCGCACAGCCGACGGACCGCGAGCGCCCCTTCCGCCGAGCCCTGGTGGTCAGCCTCCTCAACCCGAAGGCCATCCTCTTCCTGCTCTCCTTCTTCGTGCAGTTCGTGAGCCCGACCTACCACGACTCCGCCCTGCCGTTCGCGGTCCTCGGCACCACCCTGCAGAGCTTCAGCGTGATCTACCTGACCACCCTGATCCTCGCCGGGACCTACCTCTCCAACGCCTTCCGCCGCCGTCGCCGCCTCTCCGCCGCCCTCACCACCGGCATAGCGGGCCTCTTCATCGCCTTCGCCGCCAAGCTCGCCACCGCCTCCGTCTCCTGA
- a CDS encoding IS5 family transposase → MTDAQWAAVRPLLPVPGWLLGRGGQPEAYCHRTMVDAVHYLVDNGTKWRALPVDFPPWGRVYAFFRRWRDHGLLPEFHDRLRGRVREKAGRDPEPSAGVIDSQSVKADAVVGSGSRGFDGGKLINGRKRHAVVDTLGLLLSVMVTPADTGDRAAAQTLLARVAQAHHRLELVWADGGYTGELITHCLTALALVLTIIKRSDDTRGFVVLPKRWIVERFFAHLMRTRRLVRDFERTTSSAEAMVHWSMTLLMTRRLARPRPARA, encoded by the coding sequence ATGACGGACGCGCAGTGGGCCGCGGTCCGTCCACTGCTGCCGGTTCCGGGCTGGCTGCTCGGGCGCGGTGGGCAGCCGGAGGCGTACTGCCACCGGACCATGGTGGACGCGGTCCACTACCTGGTCGACAACGGAACAAAATGGCGGGCCCTGCCGGTGGACTTCCCGCCGTGGGGCCGGGTCTACGCCTTCTTCCGCCGCTGGCGCGACCACGGCCTACTCCCTGAGTTCCACGACCGGCTGCGGGGCAGGGTCCGCGAGAAAGCGGGCCGGGACCCCGAGCCCAGCGCCGGGGTGATCGACTCCCAGTCCGTGAAAGCGGACGCCGTCGTCGGCTCCGGAAGCCGCGGCTTCGACGGCGGCAAACTGATCAACGGACGCAAGCGGCACGCGGTGGTCGACACCCTCGGGCTGCTACTTTCCGTGATGGTCACCCCTGCCGACACCGGCGACCGCGCCGCCGCGCAGACACTCCTGGCGCGGGTCGCCCAGGCCCACCACCGACTCGAGCTGGTCTGGGCCGACGGCGGCTACACCGGCGAACTCATCACCCACTGCCTCACCGCCCTGGCCCTGGTCCTGACGATCATCAAACGCAGCGACGACACGCGCGGCTTCGTGGTGCTGCCCAAGCGGTGGATCGTCGAGCGGTTCTTCGCCCACCTCATGCGCACCCGCCGACTGGTGCGCGACTTCGAGCGCACCACCAGCAGCGCCGAGGCGATGGTCCACTGGTCGATGACCCTGCTCATGACCCGCCGACTGGCCCGGCCACGCCCCGCGCGAGCGTGA